The Metabacillus litoralis genome contains a region encoding:
- a CDS encoding flagellin N-terminal helical domain-containing protein: MRINHNIAALNTYRQLNSASGAQSKSMEKLSSGLRINRAGDDAAGLAISEKMRGQIRGLEQASRNSQDGISMIQTAEGALNETHDILQRMRELATQAANDTNVGVDRAEIQKEMDALSSEINRIGNTTEFNTQSLLKGDGKANLNKTNTLTDGTLASGLTNNTQATQTVTVVGTTTTVTDNGKTATFTINGQELKVTFVEDANTTANTTALDTSSITGNSATIKFNAAATTGEQAGDLRTALEEMIKKNSTLAGNYAISGTGDNVTITASSTGEFKGSAGNIAGFSEGMSGAWTGGSASVGTTTYTQASKTINFNTLETGTASTTNDKIKALEGTGFTVNGQQVEFYDSTKGAYTGSGIGVAINTALEQVTDGSKADALAKAIADTVGSKVEGVVLTASAGSLTITASDEYKGEAGNNIEVKDGGLQENFKAAFQVGANKNQSMTIEIKDMRSEALGITGKAGDTGFTKTNTVSDGTSNTTKEASLDVSTAENASNAIKVINDAIEKVSTQRSSLGAFQNRLEHTINNLGTSAENLTAAESRIRDVDMAKEMMTQTKNSILSQAAQAMLAQANQQPQGVLQLLR; encoded by the coding sequence ATGAGAATTAATCATAATATTGCTGCTCTTAACACTTATCGCCAGTTAAATAGTGCTTCTGGTGCTCAATCTAAATCTATGGAGAAATTATCTTCAGGTCTTCGTATTAACCGTGCTGGAGATGACGCTGCTGGTCTAGCAATCTCTGAAAAAATGCGTGGTCAAATCCGTGGTTTAGAACAAGCATCTCGTAACTCACAAGATGGTATCTCTATGATCCAAACTGCTGAAGGTGCATTAAACGAGACTCACGACATCCTACAACGTATGCGTGAACTAGCTACTCAAGCAGCTAACGATACTAACGTTGGCGTTGACCGTGCGGAAATCCAAAAAGAGATGGATGCATTATCTTCTGAGATTAACCGTATTGGTAATACTACTGAGTTTAATACTCAAAGCCTTTTAAAGGGTGATGGTAAGGCTAATTTAAATAAAACTAATACGTTAACTGATGGAACACTTGCATCTGGTTTAACAAACAATACGCAAGCTACTCAGACTGTTACTGTGGTAGGTACTACTACAACAGTTACTGATAATGGAAAAACAGCAACTTTTACAATTAACGGACAAGAACTTAAAGTTACTTTTGTAGAAGATGCTAATACAACGGCTAATACAACTGCTCTAGATACTTCTAGTATCACAGGTAATTCTGCAACTATTAAATTTAATGCTGCTGCGACTACTGGAGAACAAGCAGGTGATTTAAGAACTGCTTTAGAAGAAATGATTAAAAAGAACTCAACTTTAGCAGGTAACTATGCTATTTCAGGCACTGGGGATAATGTTACTATAACAGCTTCATCTACTGGTGAATTCAAAGGTTCTGCAGGAAACATAGCTGGATTTAGTGAAGGTATGAGTGGTGCTTGGACAGGCGGTAGTGCATCTGTAGGTACTACAACTTACACTCAGGCAAGTAAAACAATTAACTTTAATACTTTAGAGACAGGTACAGCAAGTACTACTAACGATAAAATTAAAGCACTAGAAGGAACAGGCTTTACAGTTAATGGGCAACAAGTAGAATTTTATGATTCAACTAAAGGTGCATATACTGGAAGTGGTATTGGTGTCGCTATTAATACTGCTCTTGAACAAGTAACAGACGGCTCAAAAGCTGATGCTTTAGCAAAAGCAATTGCAGACACTGTTGGTTCTAAAGTTGAGGGAGTAGTTTTAACGGCTTCAGCAGGTAGCCTTACAATTACTGCTTCAGATGAATATAAAGGTGAAGCAGGCAATAACATTGAAGTTAAAGACGGTGGTCTACAAGAAAACTTCAAAGCTGCTTTCCAAGTAGGCGCAAATAAAAACCAAAGCATGACAATCGAAATCAAAGACATGCGATCTGAAGCTCTTGGAATCACAGGTAAAGCTGGAGATACTGGTTTCACTAAAACTAACACAGTATCTGACGGAACAAGCAACACAACTAAAGAAGCTTCTCTAGATGTTTCTACAGCTGAAAATGCTTCTAACGCTATTAAAGTAATCAACGATGCAATCGAGAAAGTATCTACTCAACGTTCTTCTCTTGGTGCATTCCAAAACCGCTTAGAGCATACAATTAACAACTTAGGTACATCTGCTGAGAACTTAACAGCTGCTGAGTCTCGTATCCGTGACGTTGACATGGCGAAAGAAATGATGACTCAAACGAAGAATTCTATTCTTTCTCAAGCTGCTCAAGCGATGTTAGCTCAAGCAAACCAACAACCACAAGGTGTACTTCAATTACTTCGTTAA
- the csrA gene encoding carbon storage regulator CsrA produces the protein MLVLTRKTGETIQIGDNIELTVLSIQGDQIKLGIKAPKNIGILRKEIYDSIQESNNEAASVNKNILNQLKMSKLDL, from the coding sequence ATGCTAGTACTAACAAGGAAAACAGGAGAGACTATACAGATTGGTGATAACATAGAGTTAACGGTTTTATCAATACAAGGTGATCAAATAAAATTAGGTATAAAAGCACCAAAAAATATAGGGATTCTTCGGAAAGAGATCTACGATAGCATACAGGAATCAAATAACGAAGCAGCCTCCGTAAATAAAAATATTTTGAACCAATTAAAAATGAGCAAGTTAGACCTCTAG
- the fliW gene encoding flagellar assembly protein FliW, which translates to MEINTKYHGVLDVEDSKIVHFEQGIPGFLDEKDFILLPIDNDSPFSILQSVQTSELGFVVTEPFIFFKDYEFDLGEHDKEVLGIADDQASILVLAILSLKDPFVETTANLQAPIVINQTSKKAKQVILVDESYTTKHKILKEVTK; encoded by the coding sequence ATGGAAATTAATACAAAATACCACGGTGTTTTAGATGTAGAGGACTCGAAGATTGTTCATTTTGAACAAGGCATTCCCGGATTTCTAGACGAAAAAGACTTTATCCTATTACCTATAGATAATGATTCTCCATTTTCTATTCTGCAGTCCGTGCAAACTTCCGAACTCGGCTTTGTTGTGACAGAACCATTTATTTTCTTTAAAGATTACGAGTTTGATCTTGGGGAACATGATAAGGAGGTTCTAGGAATAGCGGATGACCAAGCATCCATTCTGGTATTAGCAATTCTCTCCCTAAAAGATCCATTCGTTGAGACAACGGCTAATCTCCAAGCTCCTATTGTAATTAATCAAACATCTAAAAAAGCTAAACAGGTTATATTAGTTGATGAGTCGTATACAACTAAACATAAAATTCTTAAAGAAGTTACTAAGTAA
- a CDS encoding DUF6470 family protein, whose protein sequence is MRIPQIRLESTKAQIGLKTINAVNNIKQPKADLSIEQPKAELTIRTTPSKLTIDQTQARADVDLKSVVKRMEEFSQKGYQDLLAGIARRAQQGIELMKIENGGNPIATQAKQNSQKPMKEFGLGFIPSHGSVKISYEPARVDIEVAPNKPKIHVNVNKPIMEYEPGKVEVSLKQKNELNIDFEMIDIKA, encoded by the coding sequence ATGAGGATACCTCAAATTAGACTTGAGAGTACAAAGGCGCAGATAGGACTTAAAACCATAAATGCGGTTAATAATATTAAGCAACCTAAGGCCGATCTATCAATTGAACAACCTAAAGCTGAGCTCACAATAAGGACCACTCCATCAAAACTTACAATTGATCAAACACAAGCAAGAGCCGATGTCGATCTGAAATCTGTAGTTAAAAGGATGGAGGAATTTTCTCAAAAAGGCTACCAGGATCTCCTTGCAGGAATTGCTCGTCGTGCTCAGCAAGGTATTGAGTTAATGAAAATTGAAAATGGTGGAAATCCTATTGCAACACAAGCTAAACAAAATAGTCAAAAACCTATGAAAGAATTTGGACTTGGATTTATTCCATCACACGGTAGTGTGAAAATAAGTTATGAACCTGCAAGAGTTGATATAGAAGTAGCACCAAATAAACCGAAAATACATGTAAATGTAAATAAACCAATTATGGAATATGAGCCAGGAAAAGTAGAAGTTTCCTTAAAACAAAAAAATGAACTGAATATAGATTTTGAAATGATTGATATAAAGGCATAA